In the genome of Ptychodera flava strain L36383 chromosome 13, AS_Pfla_20210202, whole genome shotgun sequence, one region contains:
- the LOC139148506 gene encoding complement C1q tumor necrosis factor-related protein 4-like, with translation MSIRYLLASIVFSFTVSEGALQYTDGVPQSPFTGCLPCCMKGDTGPPGPPGPPVQRKVAFSVARTTGMTSNPSQQVVIFDHVFTNVGNGYDVNTGFFTCPVSGTYFIAFNALKYYNRNLHVKLMKNDTEVIAAHSGMGSGTAGPSEVAHTGSDVIIACTEGDRLWIKLNYASGYSYQFVSHPTHKYTSFSGYMIFDN, from the coding sequence ATGAGCATTCGGTATCTATTGGCTAGCATCGTATTTTCTTTCACGGTCTCTGAGGGCGCACTCCAATACACTGATGGAGTTCCACAATCGCCATTCACCGGGTGCTTACCATGCTGCATGAAGGGAGACACCGGTCCACCTGGCCCACCGGGTCCTCCAGTTCAGAGAAAAGTCGCTTTCTCGGTAGCCCGTACCACCGGCATGACATCCAATCCAAGCCAACAGGTGGTCATATTCGATCACGTGTTCACCAATGTTGGCAACGGTTATGACGTCAACACTGGATTTTTCACCTGTCCTGTTAGTGGAACTTACTTTATCGCCTTCAACGCTCTGAAGTACTACAATCGAAATCTGCACGTCAAACTGATGAAGAACGATACCGAAGTCATCGCTGCGCATTCTGGGATGGGAAGCGGCACGGCTGGGCCGAGTGAGGTGGCACATACTGGAAGCGACGTAATTATCGCTTGCACTGAAGGTGATCGACTGTGGATCAAGTTGAATTACGCCAGTGGTTACTCTTACCAATTCGTCAGCCATCCAACCCATAAATACACATCATTCTCTGGCTACATGATCTTCGATAACTAA